A genomic window from Agreia sp. COWG includes:
- a CDS encoding LLM class F420-dependent oxidoreductase: protein MDLGLHYYTFTAPEWETTLTDRLTETARIADEGGVSLFSFMDHWFQMLDAGGPFEPMLEGYTSLGYLAGITNRMRLSLLVTGVTYRHPALLAKTVTTLDVLSKGRAMLGIGAAWYDREHAGLGVPFPSTKERFERLEETLQICQQMWSPNNGAFDGAHYSLAETINLPQPVRGSVPVLIGGGGERKTLRLVAQYAQACNLFGAPGDEALATVAHKLEVLRGHCDALGTDYDAIEKTMLYQGDPTEDADTFLADMQRYAELGMTLVGVMPPRYTDPVPWTEKLTSAVVGRLSQI from the coding sequence ATGGATCTGGGTCTGCACTACTACACGTTCACCGCCCCCGAGTGGGAGACCACTCTCACCGATCGCCTCACCGAGACGGCACGCATCGCCGACGAGGGCGGCGTCTCGCTGTTCTCCTTCATGGACCACTGGTTTCAGATGCTCGACGCCGGCGGGCCGTTCGAGCCGATGCTCGAGGGCTACACCTCGCTCGGCTACCTCGCCGGCATCACGAACCGGATGCGGCTGAGCCTCTTGGTCACCGGCGTGACCTACCGGCATCCGGCCCTGCTGGCCAAGACGGTGACCACCCTCGACGTTCTCTCGAAGGGCCGGGCCATGCTCGGCATCGGAGCCGCCTGGTACGACCGTGAGCACGCCGGCCTCGGCGTGCCCTTCCCCTCGACGAAGGAGCGCTTCGAGCGCCTCGAGGAGACCCTGCAGATCTGCCAGCAGATGTGGTCGCCGAACAACGGCGCCTTCGACGGCGCGCACTACTCGCTCGCCGAGACGATCAACCTGCCGCAGCCGGTGCGCGGCTCGGTTCCCGTGCTCATCGGCGGGGGCGGCGAGCGCAAGACGCTGCGGCTCGTGGCGCAGTACGCGCAGGCATGCAACCTGTTCGGGGCGCCGGGCGACGAGGCGCTCGCGACCGTTGCGCACAAGCTCGAGGTACTGCGCGGGCACTGCGACGCCCTCGGAACCGACTACGACGCCATCGAGAAGACCATGCTCTACCAGGGCGATCCGACCGAAGACGCCGACACGTTCCTGGCCGACATGCAGCGCTACGCCGAGCTGGGCATGACCCTCGTCGGCGTGATGCCGCCGCGCTACACCGACCCCGTGCCGTGGACCGAGAAGCTCACTTCCGCGGTCGTGGGCCGGCTCTCGCAGATCTGA
- a CDS encoding MerR family transcriptional regulator: protein MRISELAKRAATPVTAVKYYQREGLLFEGIRTAPNQVEYGEAHVKRVRLIRALLETGGLSIAATKDVIRALDAPGAPLAETFSVASSALATPRAAEVRASEASRERVKSIAHSLGWGFTGDNPGIEGAARALEGLDAIDFDAPGEYLRDYAAAAALAATADVRALTALSDPDKIAELMVVGTVLGDPLFAGLRRIAQEDATHQLFPVDTNRDRS, encoded by the coding sequence GTGCGAATATCTGAACTGGCCAAACGGGCTGCCACTCCGGTCACCGCCGTCAAGTACTACCAGCGAGAGGGATTGCTTTTCGAGGGCATCAGAACCGCTCCGAACCAGGTCGAGTATGGGGAAGCGCATGTGAAGCGGGTGCGACTCATCCGGGCCCTGCTCGAAACTGGCGGCCTGTCGATCGCCGCGACGAAAGACGTCATCAGAGCCCTGGATGCGCCGGGCGCGCCGCTCGCCGAGACGTTCAGCGTCGCATCCTCTGCGCTGGCAACGCCCAGGGCCGCGGAGGTCCGCGCAAGCGAAGCCTCCCGCGAGCGGGTCAAGAGCATCGCGCACTCCCTGGGCTGGGGCTTCACCGGCGACAACCCGGGCATCGAGGGCGCGGCGCGGGCGTTGGAAGGGCTGGATGCGATCGACTTCGACGCTCCCGGCGAGTACCTGCGTGACTACGCGGCTGCCGCGGCGCTCGCGGCGACCGCAGACGTTCGCGCCCTCACCGCGCTCTCCGACCCAGACAAGATCGCCGAGCTCATGGTCGTCGGAACCGTCCTCGGCGATCCCCTCTTCGCCGGTCTGCGGCGAATAGCCCAAGAAGATGCCACACACCAACTGTTTCCCGTCGACACGAATCGAGATCGGTCATGA
- a CDS encoding NAD-dependent epimerase/dehydratase family protein translates to MTTTQQHVVLGGNGVVGRETVAALLRRGERVTSVGRRPSAIGGVTSATADLLVAQDVSRAVAGAQLAYLTAGIVYSSTIWAQQWPVIVKNAIEAAIAHGTHLVYFDNVYAYGLVSGEMTEETPLHPVSKKGRIRADALAALQAAATERGLSYTVARSADFYGPGAKTSVFNTFALSKLAAGKKATWLFDADQPHSLGYTPDIGEALALLGTHRAGSGDTWHLPTAPALTGREYLHLAGASDAQIAVMSRTTMRIGSLFNSAAREALEMSYQDTEPYLFDSCSFKTAFGMAPTPVAEGIAATLAAERALVLAS, encoded by the coding sequence ATGACCACCACGCAGCAGCACGTCGTATTAGGCGGCAACGGGGTGGTCGGTCGAGAGACCGTAGCTGCCCTCCTTCGACGAGGCGAGCGAGTGACCTCGGTCGGTCGTCGGCCATCCGCCATCGGCGGGGTGACCTCAGCCACCGCGGATCTGCTGGTCGCGCAAGACGTGTCTCGCGCTGTCGCTGGCGCGCAGCTCGCCTATCTCACCGCGGGGATCGTCTACTCGTCGACGATCTGGGCCCAGCAGTGGCCGGTGATCGTGAAGAATGCCATCGAGGCTGCGATCGCTCACGGCACGCACCTCGTCTACTTCGACAATGTGTACGCTTACGGCCTCGTCAGTGGCGAGATGACGGAGGAGACCCCATTGCATCCGGTCAGTAAGAAGGGGCGAATACGAGCGGATGCGCTGGCAGCCCTGCAGGCGGCGGCGACCGAGCGCGGCCTCTCTTACACCGTGGCTCGCAGCGCCGACTTCTACGGGCCAGGGGCGAAAACGAGCGTGTTCAACACCTTCGCACTGTCGAAATTGGCGGCAGGCAAGAAGGCCACCTGGCTCTTCGATGCAGACCAGCCCCACTCACTCGGCTACACGCCCGACATCGGTGAGGCCCTCGCCCTCCTCGGAACCCATCGGGCCGGCAGCGGAGACACCTGGCATCTGCCCACGGCTCCGGCGCTCACGGGCCGCGAGTACTTGCACCTCGCGGGGGCGAGCGACGCGCAGATCGCGGTCATGTCGAGAACGACCATGCGCATCGGTTCGCTCTTCAACTCGGCCGCCCGCGAGGCCCTCGAGATGAGTTATCAAGACACCGAGCCCTACCTCTTCGACTCGTGCTCTTTCAAGACCGCCTTCGGCATGGCGCCCACCCCCGTCGCCGAGGGCATCGCCGCGACGCTCGCGGCAGAGAGGGCGCTCGTGCTGGCGTCGTAG
- a CDS encoding ATP-binding cassette domain-containing protein yields the protein MIEVSHLSKRFGDRLALDDVSFSVGAGRVTAFLGPNGSGKTTTMRILLGLDFASAGVALVNGVPFATLRDPMSQLGALLDARGAHPGRSAFNHLRALALTHHVPNGRVDDVLDQVGLQDVAGNRVGGFSLGMRQRLGIAGALLGDPSTLIFDEPINGLDPDGVHWFRQLVRDLANQGKTVFLSSHLISEVALTADHVIVLGRGRVLADAPLAEFGGAARVHVRTRRASELARLLDSAGIVNTVSDDTVSAESTSTGTVGELAASAGIALSELFEDRESLEGVYRALTGSDVEYRPSVNK from the coding sequence ATGATCGAGGTCAGCCACCTGAGCAAGAGATTCGGTGACCGGCTCGCCCTCGACGACGTGAGCTTCAGCGTCGGGGCGGGGCGGGTGACCGCTTTTCTTGGCCCGAACGGGTCGGGCAAGACCACCACTATGCGCATTCTCTTGGGGTTGGACTTCGCTTCTGCCGGAGTCGCGCTGGTGAATGGGGTTCCGTTCGCCACGTTGCGCGATCCGATGTCTCAGCTCGGAGCCTTGCTCGACGCGAGGGGGGCGCATCCGGGGCGGTCGGCCTTCAACCATCTGCGCGCCTTGGCCCTGACTCACCACGTTCCAAACGGGCGGGTCGACGACGTTCTCGACCAGGTGGGGCTTCAGGATGTTGCGGGCAACCGAGTCGGAGGATTCTCGCTCGGGATGCGTCAACGGCTGGGTATCGCTGGCGCACTCTTGGGCGACCCCTCCACGCTGATCTTCGACGAGCCGATCAACGGCTTGGATCCGGATGGGGTGCACTGGTTCCGTCAGCTCGTTCGAGACCTGGCCAACCAGGGCAAGACCGTCTTCCTCTCGTCTCACCTCATCAGCGAGGTCGCGCTCACCGCCGACCACGTGATCGTGCTGGGGCGGGGACGCGTGCTCGCCGACGCACCTCTTGCCGAGTTCGGCGGAGCGGCCCGAGTGCACGTGAGAACGCGCCGCGCGTCAGAGCTCGCTCGCCTGCTCGATTCGGCCGGCATTGTGAACACCGTTTCGGATGACACCGTCTCAGCCGAGTCGACCTCGACGGGCACGGTCGGTGAGCTCGCTGCCAGCGCTGGCATCGCCCTCTCCGAACTCTTCGAGGATCGCGAATCGCTCGAAGGCGTCTACCGAGCGCTCACCGGCAGCGACGTCGAGTACCGCCCCAGCGTGAACAAATGA
- a CDS encoding aldo/keto reductase, with the protein MRYTRLGNTGMKISEVVLGCMSFGTPDRGNHAWTLDEETSRPLIRSALEKGITTFDTADVYSDGSSEEIVGRALADFAQRDDVVIATKVHGRMGDTPNRGGLSRVHIMSAIDDSLRRLGVDHIDLYQIHRWDAETPIEETMSALHDLVRAGKVRYIGASSMWAWQFAKAQRVAERHGLTSFVSMQDQYNLLQREEEREMHPLCLDEKVGVLPWSPLARGRLTRDWDAETERTGKDLFGATLYSSNDASNRAIVDAVAGIAAERGVSRAQVALAWVRQQSAVTAPIVGATSQKHIDDAVASLDIELSEAELERLTAPYTPRNPEGF; encoded by the coding sequence ATGAGATACACACGCCTCGGCAACACCGGAATGAAGATCAGCGAGGTCGTGCTCGGCTGCATGAGCTTCGGCACTCCGGACCGCGGTAACCACGCGTGGACCCTCGACGAGGAGACGAGCCGCCCCCTTATTCGCAGCGCCCTCGAGAAGGGCATCACCACCTTCGACACGGCCGATGTCTACTCCGACGGCTCGAGCGAAGAGATCGTGGGACGCGCGCTCGCCGACTTCGCGCAGCGCGACGATGTGGTCATCGCCACGAAGGTGCACGGCCGCATGGGCGATACACCCAACCGCGGCGGCCTCTCGCGGGTGCACATCATGAGCGCGATCGACGACAGCCTGCGCCGCCTCGGCGTCGACCACATCGACCTCTACCAGATTCACCGCTGGGACGCGGAGACCCCGATCGAGGAGACGATGAGCGCGCTGCACGACCTCGTGCGCGCCGGCAAGGTGCGCTACATCGGCGCCTCGTCGATGTGGGCGTGGCAGTTCGCGAAGGCGCAGCGCGTGGCCGAACGGCACGGGCTCACGAGCTTTGTTTCAATGCAGGATCAGTACAACCTGCTGCAGCGCGAGGAGGAGCGCGAGATGCATCCCCTCTGCCTCGACGAGAAGGTGGGCGTGCTGCCCTGGTCGCCGCTCGCTCGCGGTCGCCTCACCCGCGATTGGGATGCCGAGACCGAGCGCACGGGCAAAGACCTCTTCGGGGCCACGCTCTACTCGTCGAACGATGCCTCGAATCGCGCGATCGTGGATGCCGTGGCCGGCATCGCGGCCGAGCGCGGCGTCTCGAGAGCGCAGGTCGCCCTGGCGTGGGTGCGGCAGCAGTCGGCGGTGACGGCACCCATCGTGGGAGCCACGTCGCAGAAGCACATCGACGACGCCGTCGCCTCGCTCGACATCGAGCTGAGCGAGGCAGAGCTCGAGCGCCTCACCGCCCCGTATACACCGCGCAATCCCGAGGGGTTCTAG